The nucleotide sequence TGCATCTCTCTGTTGGGAAATCATCTGCCTGTCCCAGAGAGAGCAACACGTTCATGTTTGTGTAAAGGTATTAATTCTCTATAACGGAGCCAAATAAAGTAgaggacaggttccctttaaaaaaaaaaatatctaagtgGTCTCTATGTAATCAGCATCAATTCTGAAAAGTAGAGAGAAAGTCCATAATAATTTGTTCATTTAGTCAATGAAATCAGCAATTAGAAACATAGAGAGCAATTTGGAGAGCACAATCTATGTACAATTCTACAGATTGTAAGGAAATTATACAGTCCACTAAATCCAAAACATATATTTAGCAGGACTATAATGCCTATGTTGAGTGTTTATTGTTAttgtgaatttcaatattatgttttatgtttatataaaatatacactgtGTAGATGTATTTATTTCATAGCAAGAAGAAATCAAATCCAGATCTGctaaaaacattaataataatctaataatagtaACATCAATACTCCACAAATACATTTAGAATACTATGTAGTAGAAACAATTGGTTAAACTCTCAACGACCGCCCATACATGTTTGTACAGTGCCCATTAATAGTATAAATAGTAATAGTTTCCTTGAAAAAACAAGTCATCAATAAGTACCACAGGAGCGCCACAAGAAGGAGTGATCCCATTTTTGAAATCCATTGGATAAATAGTAATAGAATAGTACCTGCACAGAGGATTATGCAGCCACAGGTCGGGTGCCCGGTTTTCAGAAAAAGCCGGGTACCCAGTAAAGAAAGGAGATTTTTTTTCGTTACCATTTCTGCCTTCTCGATCTCAGTATACACAGCGCTCAAAGTGCGCCTTGCCTCTATTTTTCCCAGGATAACTGTCAAGTAACAGTTTTGGGGGTCTAAATATATCCCTGTTAAATATTTCCCCTGCTAtgacagccccagttacagaagAAATAtgtagtgtaaaaataaataaagcatgtcccacaaaaaaaatgtctctTCTGACCTTCTGCGGGACAAGTTGaagaacagaaaaaataaaaaaataaaacaaaaaataataaagtaattatgtagaagaaaaataataataataataggcaaTTTAAAAAACCTTTTTATTATGCCCTGCCAAAATTACTTTCATAGTATAAATAAGTTATAACCGTTTAACTTGAGTAGAAAACAGCTAAGAGTAGATAATAGCTAAAAATGGGCTGTACATTGAGGCCCAATGCATGTGCGGTATTAAAGGGTTAGATCAACAATGTTAAACAACACAATATGTTCCATTATAtaagtgtgcatgtatgtaatgttGTGTTTCCCATATAGTTAGTATTGAGGCCATGTTTCCTGTATCATAAATAAAGTGAACGTTTTTAACAATCTACGTGTTTCTgctttattttactgctgtttaaTGCATATAAATATTTTCTATGGTAATAAGTGCCATTTTTTATGTTCTTTTGAATTTccaatattaatatatttttgaaTATAAAATCTTACCGCAAAAACACAATTCCATTTTTGCACACATCAAATGTTATGTAATATGTCAGCCACTGATTCAATAATGGGTTAATTTCACGTAAACAAGTGAACATAGCATCAGAGGAATGAATTTACCTCTTTCCATGCTGTGTCATTTGGAGATGAGAACTTAGTATTGGCACCACTGCCTTCTATTTAATGTGTCCCTTAAGATTCCTTGGGAAAAAAAGGAGTCGCTCTGATGGAACTGCATAGCCTGTATGCGAAATgctagtgcaatttttttttatcagtctaACCTTCTGCGTTGATACATGAATGCTGGTACCCACTTACAGGGATGCCAGATGATCAGTGCAGAATGAAGGTCCCAAGGGAACGCATCATGTGGTTCTCTGCCCTGTGACGTCACTAGCAGATGGCATGGGTACCAGCTCTGGCAGTTGGCATCAATGTCACTTTTTTAGAGATCAATGAGATACACACATATCTAGACTCCTGGAGACAATGCGACATTCGGACTGACTCTGAAggcgaaaaaaaaatgaaatctggATGTTGATTGAATAAGTCTGAAGGTAACAAACCTTTTTATGCTTTACTATGTGAATTACTGTATGTAATATTTAAATTTTGCAATTATTTACTAGTATGTATTGTTATACTTCATTTACTTTCTACAATATTCTGTTCTTTCTTTCCATCACATCATGTAACGAGGTAGTAATGTACGTTAATCTGCATCAATATTATAGAATGCTTTCCTAATTGCATAATGAAGGGATTGTGTTACTAATTGCTCGTTCGTTTAGGCACAAGGGGTATTCATGTGCTTTTCACTGCATGTTGTCTCATGCTCTGACTTTATATACAGATTCTTCTCTACCCCTCAGTTTTGCATAGACAATATTTCAATATTATATGCAAACCAATACTGCCAAATTGTATCTACGTAAAGAGCAAGCAGGAGATCCCATAAACGCTGGTTGTATGCCACTCGTCATTTCCTTTCTGTTTTCCTCTAGTGATGCCTCAAATGATAAGAATGTTCAATTATtttcacagagaaataagtttttTGATAATTTCTTATGAAATTTCAACATTTGTTTTGAGGAAAATATAATTGTTTTAAATTgtttctgtcattttttttaagtgAAAATAACTtgtttcaaaaaattatgccaattgcTATAGGCAATTTGAAGCATCTATTAATAAAAATTAGATTTTACacagtattatgtggtcataCTGAGGAAAATTTCTAAAATTTGATAAGAGTTTTTGTACTATTTCTTAATTTTGTACTTTGAAATTTGTATATGATGCATTTAATTATACgcaattaaaataaatgttctaAAAATGTATTATGGGAATTATTAGTTACGTTTATTGGTAATATCTGTGAATATTACTATTTCAGGTGATTTAATCCTAGGCAGCAATGTTAACACTTCCATTTGACGAATCTGTTGTGATGACGGAGTCGCAGCTTTGTAGAAAGTATGTGCGGGAAAGCGAGGAGCCAAGACCTGCAAAGAAAGTAGAAAGCTGTTCTAAACAGATAGTGCCTCATGGGAATAATATCAAAAGGACACCTGAAGAGGAAACAGagcaagaagaagaggaggaggacaggGAAGAAGAGGATGAAAATGGAATGCCAAGGAGGAGGGggccaagaaaaaaaaagatgacCAAGGTCAGAATTGAAAGGATTAAAGTAAGACGAGTAGAAGCCAACGCAAGAGAACGAGGGAGAATGCATGGTCTAAATGATGCCCTGGACAATTTAAGGAAAGTTGTGCCCTGCTATTCTAAGACgcaaaaactgtctaaaatagaaacTTTAAGGCTGGCCAAAAACTATATCTGGGCTTTGTCTGAGATCTTGCGTATTGGGAAGAGACCAGATTTACTCACCTTTGTGCAAAATCTATGCAAAGGTTTGTCCCAGCCCACCACAAATTTGGTGGCTGGGTGCCTGCAGCTCAATGCCAGGAGTTTTCTCATGGGTCAGAGTGGCGAGGCAGTCCATCATGCAAGATCCCCATATACGTCTATTTACCCTCCATATCACAGCCCTGAGCTTAGCACCCCACCAGGTCATGGGAGCCTTGACAATTCCAAGACAGGAAAGCCATACAATTACTGTAGTGCTTATGAATCTTTTTATGAAAGCACTTCTCCTGAGTGCACCAGCCCTCAGTTTGAAGGTCCCTTAAGCCCTCCCTCCATGAACTATAATGGGATATTTTCCCTGAAGCAAGAAGAGGCCTTGGACTATGGGAAAAATTACAATTATGGCATGCATTACTGTGCAGTGCCAGGCAGGGCTCCCCTCGGGCAGAGCTCTATGTTCAGGTTGCCTACAGACAGCCACTTCCCTTATGACTTCCATCTGCGCAGCCAGTCTCTCGCCATGCAAGATGAATTAAATGCAGTTTTTCATAATTAATgaggaaaatgaatataaacagtgGTCATTCACCTCCCTCCCCCAATCTAATTAAGATAAAGCAGATGCTTGTTCACACAGTAATTGACACGGCTCGATTAAGGTATCACCACGGTCCCAAAAGTGTGTTTTAAACTTCTGTGCTCTAGTTTGTTTGAttgtttatttgttgtttttttctttctttgtaaaaagccaaattttttcccatatttaatgaaaaaaacgtCGCTCCTGATCCTATTATTAGTTGAAAACTGTGATTTCTCCCTGCACTAAAGCcgtattttatgtttatttgttAAGCAATCTGTTAAGATTACGTGATAAAATAAAGAGATGTACACTACACCATTCCTATGTCTATATTAATTACACACAGACAATTCAAGGCAATCACATGGTGATTCGTTTTCTGCCAGAAGGGCCTGTAATGATTGAAAAGAAATGCCTCGCAGGCAGGCCTCATTGTAAATGAACAGATTAGTGACTACATAACAATGCACAATTCAAGCTCATTAGGTTCTGAATGGGAAAGTTAAGCATGTACAAGAAAAGTTCAAAATAACAGAAaattgtggcaattttttttaaggaatagctcgaaaaaatattttttttcccggcaAACAAAAAGgcctagaaaaaaaaacctgttattctCAGAATAGTAAATCAGTGGACGCAGATGGCTGGGGATCAAGTGTAAGATTTAGAATTTTTAATTAATAGGTGTTACAGACCATCTCACTAAAATGCATCGCTACTCTGCATAGATTAAATGAAGTATAAAACATCGCTAGGAGTTTACTTTGGCATCACTCTCACAACAAATGTGCATAAAATCTGCAAGGATTTTTAGTTATATTAATACTTCAGTACATATTCTAATATGGTGTAAAATAAAAGATTAATTATATTGCCCTAAACATCTACAGATAAGGTAaaatttaaaattattttgtgacttttatatatataattgaaTTAAATCAATTAGAGTTAGTTTTCTATATGAATTTATAAACTCATTTCACGCAgcttatacataaaaaaaacccagaaatgtCTAATTAAAATATATCAGCTATACAGCTCACCTCTCACACATTAATCGTTGGAAATATTAGTTTTGGTAGGTTTGCTAAGGCCTAGAATTATGTTTGAAAACATTGAACATCTTAACTCCTCTTATTACACAGATAGCAAAGCCGAGTTTGTCAGATTTAGCAAAGCTGAATTTGTTTATTTGTGGAACTTATTGTGTGCTA is from Rhinoderma darwinii isolate aRhiDar2 chromosome 5, aRhiDar2.hap1, whole genome shotgun sequence and encodes:
- the NEUROD6 gene encoding neurogenic differentiation factor 6, yielding MLTLPFDESVVMTESQLCRKYVRESEEPRPAKKVESCSKQIVPHGNNIKRTPEEETEQEEEEEDREEEDENGMPRRRGPRKKKMTKVRIERIKVRRVEANARERGRMHGLNDALDNLRKVVPCYSKTQKLSKIETLRLAKNYIWALSEILRIGKRPDLLTFVQNLCKGLSQPTTNLVAGCLQLNARSFLMGQSGEAVHHARSPYTSIYPPYHSPELSTPPGHGSLDNSKTGKPYNYCSAYESFYESTSPECTSPQFEGPLSPPSMNYNGIFSLKQEEALDYGKNYNYGMHYCAVPGRAPLGQSSMFRLPTDSHFPYDFHLRSQSLAMQDELNAVFHN